CGGCGGCGGGCGTGCTCGAAGTCAGCAACGCGGCGAGTACCCTCCCCTTCAGTAGCATCACCGGGACGACGTACAACAACGGAACGCCCGGGGCGAGCCCAGGCGCCCTCTTCCGCGGAAGGCGGGCGCGAGGAACCGCTGCAGCCCCATCGGCCGTGCTCAGCGGAGACACTCTTGCGGGCCTCTCCGCCAGCGGCTACGCCGCAACGGCCTTCGGGACGTTCGACACGGCCTCAATCGTCATGCGCGCTTCGGAGAACTGGACGGATACCGCGCAAGGCTCGGAGATCAGGTTCATCACCACACCAAGAGGCGTCGCAACCCCTGCGCCGGTGATGACGATCGACTCGAGCGGCAACCTCGGCGTCGGCACCACGGCTCCGACCCACGCCGTGGAAGTCGCCAGGACGGGCACCGACTCCGTCGTCGAGTCCACTGCCTATAGCAACGCGACCGGTTCTTCGGCGTTTTATATTGCCCAGACCGCGCGCGGAACGGCAGCCGCGCCAACGGCCGTGCAGGTGGGCGATTTTCTCGGCGGATTCGGCATGAGTGGGTATGCAACCGGCGGCTTCACCGACATCTTTGCCGCGATTGCCGGTATCGCGGCTGAGGACTTCACTGCGACCACCATACGCGGGACGGCTCTTGCCTTCGGCTCAACACCCCTCGGAACCAAAGACATTGTCCTCGGCATGGCTC
The DNA window shown above is from Vicinamibacterales bacterium and carries:
- a CDS encoding tail fiber domain-containing protein translates to IAIQAAQNFTDTAQGTAITFATTSINATTPATRMTLDASGNLGIGTTTTPAAGVLEVSNAASTLPFSSITGTTYNNGTPGASPGALFRGRRARGTAAAPSAVLSGDTLAGLSASGYAATAFGTFDTASIVMRASENWTDTAQGSEIRFITTPRGVATPAPVMTIDSSGNLGVGTTAPTHAVEVARTGTDSVVESTAYSNATGSSAFYIAQTARGTAAAPTAVQVGDFLGGFGMSGYATGGFTDIFAAIAGIAAEDFTATTIRGTALAFGSTPLGTKDIVLGMALLPNGNLGIGTTLDANGIPTAADKLQVFGDIRVGISGTNGCVKNFAGTQLTGVCASDRRYKKGITPFGPTLDRVAALQPVHFYWRADEFPDQHFGDSQAYGLIAQDVEQVLPELVVTHDDGYKAVDYSKLPLLTIQAVKELKAENEDLKKRVAELERLIKELHPAGNR